A portion of the Bactrocera tryoni isolate S06 unplaced genomic scaffold, CSIRO_BtryS06_freeze2 scaffold_901, whole genome shotgun sequence genome contains these proteins:
- the LOC120782038 gene encoding putative nuclease HARBI1, with translation MSLFTIAAYLLTKNEWEKNEKVRRRILRDHSNPLDIPDSVISKEAFLEIVRDVQPFINPSSITIEIKLATTLRYLAEGGFQRSVGKDTDISLARSTVCKVLHEVLNALEKALCPKWIKLQMSEEEIKMSKAHFFNNFCIPGIIGCVDGTHIKITKPHQNEHLFFNRKGYFSVNAMIICDYRMRITAVDACHPGSSHDAFIFSLSAAKQYLSSRYVGGDHRSWLLGDSGYGLEPYLLTPYRDANAGSPQHKFNLQHSKARNIVERVIGVLKSRFKCLQTTMPYVPEKVIKIINMCSALHNICRHYNLDVFALDVVDDFLDEEVADHSSHLQTAAVSIRDEIANNLTRIV, from the exons atgagcttATTTACCATTGCTGCatatttattgacaaaaaatgAATGGGAAAAAAATGAGAAAGTTCGGCGGCGAATTTTAAGGGATCATTCCAATCCCTTGGATATCCCAGATTCCgt GATAAGTAAAGAAGCGTTTCTTGAAATTGTTCGTGATGTCCAACCATTCATAAATCCGTCATCTATTACGATTGAAATAAAGCTTGCTACTACTTTGAGGTACCTTGCAGAGGGAGGATTCCAGCGCTCGGTAGGAAAAGACACCGACATATCCCTTGCAAGAAGTACCGTGTGCAAAGTCTTACATGAGGTGCTAAATGCTTTAGAAAAAGCACTGTGTCCAAAATGGATTAAACTACAAATGAgcgaagaagaaattaaaatgtcgaaagcacattttttcaacaatttttgtattCCCGGAATAATCGGTTGTGTGGACGGGACACACATAAAAATTACGAAGCCCCACCAAAATGAGCATCTGTTTTTTAACAGAAAGGGTTACTTCAGCGTTAATGCGATGATT ATTTGCGATTACAGAATGCGTATAACGGCTGTGGATGCATGCCACCCTGGCTCCAGTCATGACGCCTTCATATTTTCTTTAAGTGCTGCCAAACAATATCTTTCATCCAGGTATGTGGGCGGAGACCATAGATCTTGGCTACTAGGAGATTCAGGATATGGCTTGGAACCATATTTACTTACCCCTTATCGTGATGCAAACGCTGGGTCACCCCAGCACAAATTCAATTTACAACACTCCAAGGCAAGAAATATCGTTGAGAGAGTAATCGGAGTCCTCAAGAGCCGCTTTAAATGTCTTCAAACAACTATGCCATATGTCCCAgagaaagttataaaaattataaatatgtgcaGTGCTTTGCACAACATTTGTCGCCATTATAACCTGGATGTCTTTGCTTTAGATGTAGTGGACGATTTTCTGGACGAAGAAGTTGCTGATCATAGCAGCCATCTACAAACTGCCGCTGTATCTATTCGAGATGAAATCGCAAATAACTTAACGCGTAtagtttaa